A window of the Radiobacillus deserti genome harbors these coding sequences:
- a CDS encoding DDE-type integrase/transposase/recombinase translates to MKEHPDLSASQISDWLEERYSFSNVGDSTVRTYVRELRGKYHIPKTVTFRNYEAVEESPKGKQMQVDFGEMKVRTIEGNWIKIYVIAFVLSHSRYKYAEWQDRPFTTRDVLRCHENAFEYYGGRTDEIVYDQDKLMTVSENGGDIIYTEEFQAYKQQRGFSVYLCKAADPEPKGKIENVVKFIKRNFAKNRVFNQIDTWNERVFSMA, encoded by the coding sequence TTGAAGGAGCACCCGGATTTATCAGCTTCGCAAATTTCAGATTGGTTAGAGGAGCGGTACTCCTTTTCCAATGTTGGTGATAGTACTGTTCGTACTTATGTAAGAGAATTAAGGGGGAAATATCATATACCTAAAACAGTTACATTTCGGAATTATGAAGCAGTAGAAGAATCACCAAAGGGAAAACAAATGCAAGTAGATTTTGGGGAAATGAAGGTTAGAACAATTGAGGGGAATTGGATAAAAATATATGTCATTGCCTTTGTCCTTTCCCATTCACGGTATAAATATGCGGAGTGGCAAGACCGACCTTTTACTACTCGTGATGTATTGCGTTGTCATGAGAATGCGTTTGAGTATTACGGAGGTAGGACAGACGAGATCGTATATGACCAAGATAAGCTGATGACGGTAAGTGAAAATGGTGGCGACATTATCTATACGGAAGAGTTTCAAGCTTATAAACAACAAAGAGGATTTTCCGTTTATTTATGTAAAGCAGCAGACCCAGAACCTAAAGGAAAGATTGAAAATGTGGTGAAATTTATTAAAAGGAACTTTGCGAAGAATCGGGTGTTTAATCAAATTGACACATGGAATGAGCGAGTGTTTAGCATGGCTTGA
- a CDS encoding helix-turn-helix domain-containing protein, with amino-acid sequence MLKIEVIVQVHQLKRQGFKVAAIARKCNLSRTTVYEYLERDFEEACRWAEDLKTKNTEA; translated from the coding sequence GTGTTGAAAATAGAAGTGATTGTGCAAGTTCACCAATTGAAAAGGCAGGGTTTTAAAGTCGCTGCTATTGCTAGAAAATGCAACCTATCAAGAACAACAGTATATGAATATTTAGAGAGGGATTTTGAAGAAGCATGTAGGTGGGCAGAAGATTTGAAAACAAAGAACACGGAAGCTTGA
- a CDS encoding sigma-70 family RNA polymerase sigma factor has translation MEVFNLYKEQLYRTAFLYTKNKEDSLDVMQETAYRAFRNISNLKNPKYFKTWIVRITINCALNVVKSKNKVVDIDEGYLESLTYTNEDIHLKISIDHLLSLLKPNEKSVIILKFYFDYTFKEISETLELPIGTIKSIYYRSIDKLQSKAERRDFLEK, from the coding sequence ATTGAAGTGTTTAACTTATATAAGGAGCAATTATATAGAACGGCTTTTTTATACACCAAAAATAAAGAAGATTCCTTAGATGTAATGCAAGAAACTGCTTATCGAGCATTTCGTAATATCTCTAATTTAAAAAATCCCAAATATTTTAAAACTTGGATTGTTAGAATTACTATAAATTGTGCCTTAAATGTTGTGAAATCTAAGAATAAAGTAGTGGATATCGATGAAGGGTATTTGGAAAGTTTAACTTATACTAATGAAGATATACATTTAAAAATTTCAATTGACCACTTACTTTCACTTTTAAAGCCTAATGAGAAGTCAGTGATTATTTTAAAATTTTATTTTGATTATACATTTAAAGAAATATCTGAAACGTTGGAATTACCAATAGGAACTATAAAATCGATTTATTACAGATCGATAGACAAATTACAAAGTAAAGCAGAAAGGAGAGATTTTCTTGAAAAGTAA
- the vanY gene encoding VanY-A/VanY-F/VanY-M family D-Ala-D-Ala carboxypeptidase gives MKKWGFLILLVLCFGIAYKNVPLSQDNVEIKIYEEKEKIETSEKTKKIEIEKEQIYQGNLLLVNSDYPVQPESMKTDVVNLFTHTELINGFVVLNNDIDLSEKIAKEFADLVAAAEKDGVNHFAITSGFRDLSDQQALFQDMGPDIALPPGHSEHNLGLSLDVGSTQMKMEDAPEGEWIENHAWKYGFILRYPENKKDITGIQYEPWHIRYVGLPHSAIMKEKNFVLEEYLDYLKEEKTISADVNGKNYDIFYYPVTDSTNVQIPANSHYEISGNNMDGVIVTVWDEQPDGNQVED, from the coding sequence ATGAAGAAGTGGGGATTTTTAATCTTACTAGTACTATGCTTTGGTATTGCCTATAAGAACGTACCGTTGTCTCAGGATAACGTGGAAATCAAAATATATGAGGAAAAAGAGAAGATAGAGACTTCTGAGAAAACCAAAAAGATAGAGATTGAAAAGGAACAAATCTACCAAGGAAACTTACTCTTAGTAAACAGTGATTACCCTGTCCAACCGGAGAGTATGAAAACCGATGTCGTCAACTTATTTACACACACTGAATTGATAAACGGTTTTGTAGTGTTGAATAACGATATTGACTTGTCTGAAAAAATAGCAAAAGAGTTTGCAGATTTGGTTGCTGCTGCAGAAAAAGATGGCGTTAATCATTTCGCCATCACTAGTGGCTTTCGAGATCTTAGTGACCAACAAGCCCTTTTTCAAGATATGGGGCCAGATATTGCTTTACCACCAGGACATAGTGAACACAATTTAGGCTTATCACTAGATGTAGGATCCACCCAAATGAAAATGGAGGATGCACCCGAGGGAGAATGGATTGAAAACCATGCGTGGAAATACGGATTCATATTGCGCTACCCTGAGAACAAAAAGGACATTACCGGCATTCAGTATGAGCCGTGGCACATCCGCTATGTAGGCTTGCCTCACAGCGCGATTATGAAAGAGAAAAATTTCGTTCTCGAAGAATATTTGGATTACCTGAAAGAAGAAAAAACGATTTCTGCGGATGTGAATGGGAAAAATTATGATATTTTTTATTATCCTGTCACCGACAGTACTAACGTACAAATCCCTGCTAATTCTCATTATGAAATATCAGGGAACAATATGGATGGAGTTATTGTGACTGTGTGGGATGAGCAACCTGATGGGAATCAAGTAGAGGATTAA
- a CDS encoding sensor histidine kinase, with translation MDKLLQSFRSKMIFLFGLSLLMAGSITYILYKVLQLYYHTMVDYGDPLVQMRLFIGRVGDINFFLFFFIPLSIFFFFVLTKSYSTYFKEISNGIHSLARGEFTHRVQVRSNDELSVIAQDINLASEHLQEAIERGDFSESSKDQLVVNLAHDLRTPLTSVLGYLDLILKDENLTEEQKRHFLMIAFTKSQRLERLIDELFEITRMNYGMLPIKQEPINLSDLLHQLKEELYPVFEKNHLAVRMNVPPQLPILGDGELLARVFENLLTNASRYGSDGQYVDMNGFTEHGEVVVQIINYGTSIPEEEQPHLFDMFYTSDKARTNPGGGTGIGLFIAKNIVEQHHGTITAESSIVRTIFEVRLPQESSTEEQVQNP, from the coding sequence ATGGATAAACTTTTACAAAGCTTTCGCTCAAAAATGATATTCTTATTCGGTTTAAGCTTGCTTATGGCTGGCAGCATCACCTATATCCTCTATAAAGTGCTTCAATTATATTATCATACGATGGTCGATTATGGAGACCCTTTGGTGCAGATGCGATTGTTCATAGGCCGAGTGGGAGACATTAACTTCTTTTTATTCTTTTTTATCCCGCTTTCGATATTCTTTTTCTTTGTACTTACAAAGTCTTATTCTACCTATTTCAAAGAAATTTCGAACGGCATTCATTCTCTTGCTCGTGGGGAGTTTACACATCGAGTTCAGGTTCGATCAAACGATGAATTGAGTGTGATTGCACAAGATATTAATCTAGCGAGTGAGCATTTACAAGAGGCCATCGAAAGAGGCGACTTTTCGGAAAGTAGTAAGGATCAGTTAGTCGTAAACCTGGCCCATGATTTGCGTACACCACTCACCTCTGTTTTAGGTTATTTAGATTTAATTCTTAAGGATGAAAATTTAACAGAAGAACAGAAAAGACATTTTCTTATGATTGCCTTTACGAAATCTCAGCGTTTAGAACGACTTATTGATGAATTATTTGAAATTACTAGAATGAACTATGGCATGCTGCCAATTAAACAGGAGCCTATTAACCTGAGCGACCTCCTCCATCAGTTAAAGGAGGAGCTATATCCTGTCTTCGAAAAAAATCATTTGGCTGTTAGAATGAATGTCCCTCCCCAATTACCAATCTTGGGAGATGGAGAGCTGTTGGCACGTGTGTTTGAAAATTTACTGACGAATGCAAGTCGCTATGGAAGTGATGGTCAGTATGTGGATATGAACGGCTTTACTGAACATGGAGAAGTCGTAGTTCAGATTATCAATTATGGTACGTCTATCCCTGAAGAGGAGCAGCCCCACCTCTTTGATATGTTTTATACCAGTGACAAAGCGAGAACAAATCCAGGAGGGGGTACTGGGATTGGCTTGTTTATTGCCAAGAATATTGTCGAGCAGCACCATGGAACCATCACTGCCGAAAGTAGTATCGTTCGTACCATTTTTGAAGTTCGTTTACCACAAGAAAGTAGCACGGAAGAGCAAGTGCAAAACCCATAA
- a CDS encoding FMN-binding glutamate synthase family protein — protein MNIADIMTIVGFVVCTIVILILLVIGFKLLSVDKRQKQHPILRNYPLIGRVRYFLENIGPELRQYLFNNNREGKPFSRNEYQHIVKKAKYKRDVIGYGSQRDFDEPGFYIRNSLFPKLTEELKMDRKTKVTTNRYLLVNEPLFGQREERLDKDESGVYLLEDEEAIVIGEQTRHPFKVKGQIGMSAMSYGSLGERAITALSEGLGIAKGTWMNTGEGGISDYHLKGGVDIIMQIGPGLFGVRDEGGNFSWDALLEKSKIPEVKAFEIKLAQGAKTRGGHIDAEKVTEEIAKIRMVEPYKSIDSPNRFREFSDLPSLFEFLEKVREHTGKPVGMKVVIGSSHEADELAKAIKETGMGPDFITVDGGEGGTGASYQELADSVGLPIRSALPLVDHSLRKYGVRDKLKIIASGKLFSPDRIAIALAMGADLVNVARAFMITVGCIQALQCQSNSCPVGVATTDPDLQKGLVIEEKKWRTANYLITMRKGLFRLSAAAGIDSPTKFSTEHIVYRDEKGRTWSLEDIYQSMVKPKSIHDIS, from the coding sequence GTGAATATTGCAGATATTATGACAATCGTTGGATTTGTGGTGTGTACGATTGTAATTCTTATACTCTTAGTTATTGGTTTCAAATTATTAAGTGTAGATAAAAGGCAAAAACAACACCCCATTCTTCGTAATTACCCGTTAATCGGAAGAGTAAGGTATTTTTTGGAGAATATTGGACCAGAGTTACGCCAATATTTATTTAATAACAATCGTGAGGGGAAGCCCTTTTCACGAAATGAGTATCAGCATATCGTGAAAAAGGCGAAATACAAACGTGATGTGATTGGGTATGGATCACAACGGGATTTTGATGAGCCTGGATTCTACATCCGTAATTCTCTGTTCCCTAAATTAACAGAGGAACTAAAGATGGATCGTAAAACGAAAGTCACGACAAACCGCTATCTGTTGGTTAATGAGCCTTTATTTGGACAAAGAGAAGAACGTTTAGATAAGGATGAGTCCGGGGTTTATTTATTGGAAGATGAGGAGGCAATTGTGATTGGGGAACAAACGAGACATCCGTTTAAGGTGAAAGGGCAGATTGGTATGTCTGCGATGAGTTACGGATCCTTAGGAGAGAGAGCTATTACGGCCCTTTCAGAAGGCTTAGGAATTGCTAAAGGGACGTGGATGAATACTGGTGAGGGTGGGATATCTGATTATCATCTAAAGGGTGGTGTAGATATCATCATGCAAATCGGTCCCGGCTTATTTGGGGTAAGAGATGAGGGAGGAAACTTTAGTTGGGATGCATTACTAGAAAAAAGCAAAATTCCGGAAGTGAAAGCGTTCGAGATTAAATTAGCGCAAGGGGCAAAAACACGAGGTGGCCATATTGATGCAGAGAAAGTTACAGAGGAAATTGCCAAAATAAGAATGGTAGAGCCTTATAAATCGATCGACAGTCCAAATCGATTTCGAGAATTCAGTGACTTACCTTCCTTATTTGAATTTTTAGAAAAGGTTCGTGAACATACTGGAAAGCCTGTAGGTATGAAGGTTGTGATTGGAAGTAGTCATGAGGCGGATGAGCTTGCCAAAGCGATTAAGGAAACGGGCATGGGTCCAGACTTCATTACAGTAGATGGTGGGGAAGGAGGAACAGGGGCATCCTACCAAGAATTAGCGGACAGTGTAGGGTTACCGATTCGGTCGGCTCTGCCGTTAGTTGATCATTCTCTTCGAAAATACGGTGTACGAGACAAATTAAAGATTATCGCATCAGGGAAATTGTTTTCCCCTGACCGTATTGCTATTGCACTAGCTATGGGGGCAGATCTGGTGAATGTCGCTAGAGCTTTTATGATAACTGTTGGTTGTATCCAAGCACTACAGTGCCAATCTAATTCATGTCCGGTCGGGGTTGCAACGACAGATCCTGATCTGCAAAAAGGGCTCGTCATTGAAGAAAAAAAATGGCGTACGGCAAACTACTTAATTACGATGCGCAAAGGACTATTCCGGCTATCTGCAGCAGCGGGCATAGATTCACCAACTAAATTTTCAACAGAACACATCGTTTATCGAGACGAAAAAGGAAGGACATGGTCCCTAGAGGATATCTATCAATCAATGGTAAAGCCTAAGAGTATACATGATATTTCTTAA
- a CDS encoding acetolactate synthase large subunit gives MKVAELFIKCLEQEGVEYIFGVPGEENIDVMDALHDSTIEFILTRHETSAAFMAGTYGRLTGKPGVCLATLGPGATNLLTGVANANMDLSPIVAITGQAGLGRQHKVSHQYYDMVSVYEEVTKWNAQIKTPDIVPEVVRKAFKVATQEKTGATHIELPEDVAGMDVDSSPLDIVRHHLSEADEPVINEAAKMIEQAKRPLLLVGNGVTRGDATEELRSLVKVANLPVVHTFMGKGAVAWTDEHSLLTAGIGGNDYITCGFGESDLIVAIGFDMAEYSPKSWNPEGKTPILHIDTQEAEIDACYPVRLNVVGNIKENIKNIKKALPAKERDLSWVSHVRDKAFTELESFNNDNAFPVKPQKIISDLRSVLEEDSIVISDVGAHKMWMARLYHCYQPNTCLISNGLASMGVAVPGAIAAKMVHPERQVVAVCGDGSFQMTSAELETAKRLNLPIVILLWRDEGYGLIEWHQMKAFNRSSHIKFGNPDFEQLAKSYGFEALNVERTEELKPTIEKAISLNKPVLIDCPVDYRENMKLTEKLGNIIC, from the coding sequence TTGAAAGTTGCAGAACTATTCATAAAATGTTTAGAACAGGAAGGAGTCGAATATATTTTTGGTGTACCAGGTGAGGAAAACATTGATGTAATGGACGCCCTTCACGACTCAACGATTGAATTTATTTTAACACGTCATGAAACGAGTGCAGCTTTTATGGCAGGAACATATGGCAGACTTACAGGGAAGCCTGGCGTTTGTTTAGCCACACTTGGACCTGGCGCAACCAATTTATTGACTGGGGTAGCTAATGCCAATATGGATCTAAGCCCGATAGTTGCTATTACGGGACAAGCAGGACTTGGTCGTCAGCATAAGGTTTCCCATCAATATTACGACATGGTATCTGTTTATGAGGAAGTAACAAAATGGAATGCCCAGATAAAAACGCCCGATATTGTTCCAGAAGTGGTTCGGAAAGCCTTTAAAGTTGCTACCCAGGAAAAGACTGGAGCAACTCATATCGAGCTTCCTGAGGATGTTGCGGGAATGGATGTGGACAGTTCACCCTTAGATATTGTTCGCCACCATCTTTCAGAAGCGGATGAACCAGTCATTAACGAAGCGGCCAAGATGATCGAACAAGCGAAGCGTCCACTACTATTAGTTGGAAATGGAGTAACAAGAGGGGATGCTACGGAAGAGTTAAGGTCCTTAGTAAAGGTGGCCAATCTTCCGGTTGTACATACCTTTATGGGCAAAGGTGCAGTAGCATGGACAGATGAGCATAGTTTACTAACCGCGGGAATAGGTGGGAATGATTATATTACGTGTGGATTTGGTGAATCAGACTTAATTGTTGCGATTGGCTTTGATATGGCTGAGTACTCACCAAAAAGCTGGAATCCGGAGGGCAAAACTCCTATCCTGCACATTGATACACAGGAAGCAGAAATCGATGCGTGCTACCCTGTCCGGTTAAACGTTGTAGGGAATATAAAAGAAAATATAAAGAATATAAAAAAGGCACTTCCAGCAAAAGAAAGGGATTTGAGTTGGGTATCACATGTTCGTGATAAAGCATTTACGGAGCTAGAATCGTTTAATAACGACAATGCATTTCCTGTCAAACCACAAAAAATCATTTCGGATTTACGTTCTGTATTGGAGGAAGACAGCATTGTAATCTCTGATGTAGGTGCACACAAAATGTGGATGGCCCGATTGTACCATTGTTATCAACCGAACACCTGCTTAATTTCGAATGGGCTAGCCTCAATGGGGGTAGCGGTTCCCGGTGCCATTGCTGCAAAAATGGTTCACCCAGAACGTCAAGTGGTTGCTGTATGCGGAGATGGGTCTTTTCAAATGACGAGTGCAGAGCTAGAGACTGCCAAACGGCTAAACCTACCGATTGTAATTCTGTTGTGGCGTGATGAGGGGTACGGCTTAATTGAATGGCATCAAATGAAAGCCTTCAATCGTTCCTCCCATATAAAATTTGGTAATCCAGATTTTGAGCAGCTAGCTAAGTCCTATGGTTTTGAGGCGTTGAACGTTGAAAGGACAGAAGAACTAAAACCAACAATAGAGAAAGCGATATCGTTGAACAAGCCTGTATTAATTGATTGTCCTGTCGATTATCGTGAAAATATGAAGCTTACCGAGAAGCTAGGAAATATTATTTGTTGA
- a CDS encoding aldehyde dehydrogenase family protein translates to MLQIGSIINGQERAEENRQTMIVHNPFNNDKVAELKLATKNDLEDAVTISFDTFHSEMKRMPAHERADILRRAADLLTAKAEDFATMICKEAGKPIKYSRGEVERSIQVLRFASELAKNITGEVLPMDAAVGGEHRMGLVKREPLGVVGAITPFNFPLNLSLHKLAPAIAAGNTVVFKPAEKTPVSAYMLVKLFQEAGLPDGVLNLLIGTGEEVGEPLVTHDKVHKISFTGSLPVGRKIRETAGFKKVTLELGSNSPNLLFEDANMEDAATELVKGAFAFSGQVCISAQRIYVHKDIYDVFLDTYIQKTKALQIGDPVQEETDIGPMINEEEAKRAKQWIDDAVDKGANIAVGGERNGSILSPTIMTNVDENMKIIAQEVFAPIVSIIPFQTEEEVIQYSNDSIYGLQAGVFTKDINRAMRVADRLEMGGVWINEISTYRQDNHPYGGVKQSGVGKEGVKYAIEDMTEMKFIGIKIDQTN, encoded by the coding sequence ATGTTACAAATTGGTTCCATTATCAACGGTCAAGAACGAGCAGAAGAAAATCGGCAAACCATGATTGTCCATAATCCTTTTAATAACGATAAGGTTGCGGAATTAAAATTGGCAACTAAGAACGATCTTGAAGACGCTGTAACAATTAGCTTTGATACGTTTCATTCTGAAATGAAGAGAATGCCAGCACATGAACGTGCTGACATATTACGAAGAGCAGCGGATTTGCTAACAGCAAAAGCAGAAGATTTTGCAACTATGATTTGCAAGGAAGCAGGTAAACCAATTAAATATAGCCGTGGTGAAGTTGAGCGATCTATCCAGGTTCTCCGTTTTGCTTCTGAGTTAGCAAAAAATATTACCGGTGAAGTGTTGCCAATGGACGCAGCTGTTGGTGGTGAACATCGAATGGGTCTAGTTAAGCGAGAGCCACTAGGTGTAGTGGGGGCTATTACACCGTTTAACTTCCCATTAAATCTTTCTCTCCATAAGCTTGCTCCGGCCATAGCAGCGGGCAACACGGTCGTTTTTAAACCAGCGGAAAAAACACCGGTTTCAGCCTATATGCTTGTTAAGTTGTTTCAAGAGGCAGGTTTACCTGACGGTGTACTTAATTTACTTATTGGAACTGGTGAAGAAGTTGGGGAACCCCTTGTGACGCATGACAAGGTTCATAAAATTAGCTTTACTGGTAGCCTTCCAGTAGGTAGGAAAATTAGGGAAACAGCTGGATTTAAGAAAGTTACGTTAGAGCTTGGATCAAATTCTCCAAACCTATTATTCGAGGATGCAAATATGGAGGATGCGGCTACAGAATTAGTGAAAGGCGCTTTTGCATTTTCCGGTCAAGTCTGCATTTCCGCACAACGAATTTATGTACACAAAGACATCTATGATGTATTCCTTGACACCTACATCCAAAAAACAAAAGCATTACAAATCGGTGATCCAGTCCAGGAAGAAACAGACATTGGCCCGATGATTAATGAAGAAGAGGCGAAGCGGGCTAAGCAGTGGATTGATGATGCAGTAGACAAGGGTGCGAATATCGCAGTCGGCGGCGAGCGGAATGGTTCGATATTATCCCCTACCATCATGACCAATGTGGACGAAAACATGAAAATTATTGCGCAAGAGGTATTTGCCCCGATTGTGTCTATCATTCCATTCCAAACAGAAGAGGAAGTCATCCAGTATTCCAATGATTCCATCTACGGACTCCAGGCTGGTGTTTTTACGAAAGATATTAACCGAGCCATGCGCGTTGCTGATCGGTTAGAAATGGGTGGCGTCTGGATTAATGAAATCTCTACGTATAGGCAGGATAACCATCCATATGGTGGTGTAAAACAAAGTGGCGTTGGAAAAGAGGGCGTAAAATATGCCATAGAAGACATGACGGAAATGAAATTTATTGGGATTAAAATTGATCAAACCAATTAA
- a CDS encoding LacI family DNA-binding transcriptional regulator: MTNIKDIAKRVGVSTATVSHVLNGTGRVGEDTRKKVLHVIDELNYTPNRIAKSLKVKKTSTLGIIAEDVTVFNTPSIIDGINEVAENNGLGILLVNLRIFHKMGTDFSDKDKLRKLLAQAFEQLHMNQVDGIIYIGTYNRDVTEAIPPIQIPVVYTYCKTTNESDYTVNYDDEEAAYKATKHLIEHGHKKIALISGKVDSVHSHERFNGYCRALKENGVTLEPCLIKNGDWEVESGYYLTKELLDEKNRPTAIVALNDLMAYGSIKAAKEKGLNVPSDLSIIGFDNREFSAYTSPELTTMSIPLHLMGEKATYILHELINGKTLEERELKLYCEMINRNSVCKI, encoded by the coding sequence ATGACGAATATAAAGGATATCGCTAAAAGGGTAGGTGTTTCAACCGCTACAGTGTCTCATGTGTTAAATGGTACTGGGCGAGTTGGGGAAGATACTAGGAAAAAAGTACTTCATGTTATAGATGAACTTAACTATACACCAAATCGGATTGCTAAAAGTTTAAAGGTTAAAAAGACAAGTACACTAGGAATTATCGCGGAAGACGTAACCGTTTTTAATACACCTAGTATTATAGATGGAATAAATGAAGTAGCTGAAAATAATGGACTAGGGATATTACTAGTAAATCTACGGATCTTTCATAAAATGGGAACAGATTTCTCGGATAAAGATAAACTTAGAAAGCTTTTAGCGCAAGCATTTGAACAATTGCATATGAATCAAGTGGATGGAATTATCTATATAGGAACGTATAATCGAGATGTTACAGAGGCTATTCCACCTATTCAAATTCCAGTGGTTTATACATATTGTAAGACTACAAATGAAAGTGACTATACGGTCAATTATGATGATGAAGAAGCTGCATATAAAGCTACGAAGCACCTAATTGAACATGGGCATAAAAAAATTGCTTTAATAAGTGGGAAGGTTGATTCTGTTCATTCGCATGAACGATTTAATGGGTATTGCAGAGCATTAAAGGAAAATGGGGTTACTTTGGAGCCTTGTTTGATTAAGAATGGGGATTGGGAGGTAGAATCTGGTTACTATCTGACTAAGGAACTTCTGGATGAGAAAAACAGACCGACAGCTATTGTAGCTTTAAACGATTTGATGGCATACGGCTCTATAAAAGCAGCGAAAGAAAAAGGATTAAACGTACCTAGTGATCTTTCTATTATTGGTTTTGATAATCGTGAGTTTAGTGCGTATACATCTCCTGAATTAACAACAATGTCGATTCCACTTCACTTAATGGGGGAGAAAGCAACCTACATACTCCATGAATTAATAAATGGTAAAACGTTAGAAGAAAGAGAATTAAAGCTATATTGTGAAATGATTAACAGAAATTCTGTGTGTAAAATTTAG
- a CDS encoding ABC transporter substrate-binding protein, producing MHKRVQSIGIMLLFVSLFMMLVACSDSESSGTGDGSKEKVLEMWTRESSELNVRAAVESFNAGDHGFTVKVKAIPNANFTDQFVSALASDTGPDILSIDLVFAPYFSSIGALKDITDFYDSLEFKDQLMDSMVHTGSFKGKQYAVPFSADVSALFYNKKHFKEAGLDPNDPPQTWDELKEVAKKLTTDDRYGYTFAGADVGGQVFTFLPYIWGNGGAVLSEDGTESLINSPEAIEALQFYVDLVANEKVTPEGVPNYSWSQSQDAFTSGKASMLITGNFFPRILSQDYPDLDWGLTLIPKNEGKNHSSFAGGELIAVPNSSKYVEEAKQFIEYVLSEQVQVGVFAKEGGIPVREDLFANKYFKEEPRYQVFTEALKVAETPYSIQYNEIFSQPVLSSIQRALKGEVSPQEAFRDAEKEINKILDSK from the coding sequence ATGCACAAAAGGGTTCAAAGTATTGGGATTATGTTATTGTTTGTATCGCTATTCATGATGTTAGTAGCATGCAGCGATAGTGAGTCGAGTGGAACTGGTGATGGGAGTAAAGAAAAGGTTTTAGAAATGTGGACACGTGAATCAAGTGAATTAAATGTTAGAGCAGCTGTGGAATCTTTTAATGCTGGAGATCATGGTTTTACTGTAAAAGTTAAGGCAATACCGAATGCTAACTTTACTGATCAATTTGTTTCTGCGTTGGCCTCTGATACTGGACCAGATATCTTATCTATTGATCTAGTTTTTGCTCCATATTTTTCTTCGATTGGTGCGCTTAAAGACATTACTGATTTCTATGATTCATTAGAATTTAAAGACCAATTAATGGATTCTATGGTCCATACGGGTAGTTTTAAAGGTAAACAATATGCAGTTCCGTTTAGTGCAGATGTATCCGCTTTATTTTATAATAAAAAACATTTTAAAGAAGCTGGTCTAGATCCAAATGATCCACCTCAAACTTGGGATGAATTGAAAGAAGTTGCGAAAAAATTAACGACAGATGATCGCTATGGTTATACATTCGCAGGAGCTGACGTAGGAGGACAGGTTTTCACATTCTTGCCTTATATCTGGGGGAATGGTGGTGCAGTTCTTAGTGAAGATGGAACAGAGTCTCTTATAAATTCACCAGAAGCAATTGAAGCATTACAATTTTATGTTGACTTAGTGGCCAATGAGAAAGTCACACCTGAAGGGGTTCCTAACTATAGCTGGTCGCAATCACAGGATGCGTTTACATCCGGTAAGGCAAGTATGCTTATCACTGGAAACTTCTTCCCAAGAATTTTAAGTCAAGACTACCCTGATCTTGATTGGGGATTGACATTGATTCCTAAAAACGAAGGCAAAAATCACTCTTCATTCGCGGGTGGAGAATTAATTGCGGTACCGAACTCCTCCAAATATGTAGAAGAAGCTAAGCAATTTATTGAATATGTACTATCTGAACAGGTTCAGGTCGGTGTATTTGCAAAAGAAGGTGGAATACCAGTGCGTGAGGACTTGTTCGCAAACAAATATTTTAAAGAAGAGCCTAGGTATCAAGTATTCACAGAAGCTCTGAAAGTGGCAGAGACACCTTATTCTATTCAGTACAATGAGATTTTTAGTCAACCAGTTTTAAGCTCTATTCAAAGAGCATTAAAAGGAGAAGTATCACCTCAAGAGGCTTTTAGAGATGCCGAGAAGGAGATTAACAAAATCCTAGATTCTAAATAG